The Oryzias melastigma strain HK-1 linkage group LG6, ASM292280v2, whole genome shotgun sequence genome includes a window with the following:
- the LOC112151797 gene encoding mucin-5AC-like produces MSTTFAPSTAATSISTTSAPSTAAESMSTTSAPSTAAETITTTSAPSTAAASMFTTSESTTAGASMSTTSAPSTAAASMSTTSSASTAAASMSAPSAPSTATESMSTTPESTTAAASMSTTPAPSTAAESMSTTPESTTAAASMSTTSAPSTAAESMTTTSAPSTAAESLTITSVSTTAATSMSTTSAPSTAAASMSTTSAPSTAAASMSTTSAPSTAAESMSTTSAASTAAASISTTSAPSTAAALMSTTSAPSTAAESMTTTSESTTAAASMSTTPESTTAAASMSTTSAPSTAATSMSTTSAPLTAATSMSTTPAPSTAAESMSTTSAPSTAASSMTTTSAPSTAAESMTTTSAPSTAAESMSTTSAPSTAVEPMSTTSVPSTAAGSMTTTSAPSTAAASMSTTSAPSTAAESMTTTSAPSTAAASMSTTSAPSTAAESMTTTSAPSTAAASMTTTSAPSTAAASMTTTSAPSTAAASMTTTSQPPRPQLLLHQCPQPLHPQLLPDHNLCTLECCLINVLNLCTLNCCHINVHNLCTLNCC; encoded by the exons ATGTCTACAACGTTTGCACCCTCAACTGCTGCCACATCAATTTCCACAACCTCTGCACCCTCAACTGCTGCGGAATCAATGTCAACAACATCTGCACCCTCAACTGCTGCTGAAACAATAACCACAACCTCGGCACCCTCAACTGCTGCTGCATCGATGTTCACAACCTCTGAATCTACAACTGCTGGCGCATCAATGTCCACAACCTCTGCACCCTCAACTGCTGCCGCATCAATGTCCACAACCTCTTCAGCCTCAACTGCTGCCGCATCAATGTCCGCACCCTCTGCACCCTCAACTGCGACTGAATCAATGTCCACAACCCCAGAATCTACAACTGCTGCCGCATCAATGTCCACAACCCCTGCACCCTCAACTGCTGCTGAATCAATGTCCACAACCCCAGAATCTACAACTGCTGCCGCATCAATGTCCACAACCTCCGCACCCTCAACTGCTGCTGAATCAATGACCACAACCTCTGCACCCTCAACTGCTGCTGAATCACTGACCATAACCTCTGTATCTACAACTGCTGCCACATCAATGTCAACAACCTCTGCACCCTCAACTGCTGCAGCGTCAATGTCCACAACCTCTGCACCCTCAACTGCAGCCGCATCAATGTCAACAACCTCTGCACCCTCAACTGCTGCCGAATCAATGTCCACAACCTCTGCAGCCTCAACTGCTGCAGCGTCAATTTCCACAACCTCTGCACCCTCAACTGCGGCCGCATTAATGTCAACAACCTCTGCACCCTCAACTGCTGCCGAATCAATGACCACAACCTCTGAATCTACAACTGCTGCCGCATCAATGTCCACGACCCCAGAATCTacaactgctgctgcatcaaTGTCCACAACCTCTGCACCCTCAACTGCTGCCACATCAATGTCCACAACCTCCGCACCCTTAACTGCTGCCACATCAATGTCCACAACCCCTGCACCCTCAACTGCTGCTGAATCAATGTCCACAACCTCTGCACCCTCAACTGCTGCCTCATCAATGACCACAACCTCTGCACCCTCAACTGCTGCTGAATCAATGACCACAACCTCTGCACCCTCAACTGCTGCTGAATCAATGTCCACAACCTCTGCACCCTCAACTGCTGTTGAACCAATGTCCACAACTTCTGTACCCTCAACTGCTGCCGGATCAATGACCACAACCTCTGCACCCTCAACTGCTGCCGCATCAATGTCCACAACCTCTGCACCCTCAACTGCTGCTGAATCAATGACCACAACCTCTGCACCCTcaactgctgctgcatcaaTGTCCACAACCTCTGCACCCTCAACTGCTGCTGAATCAATGACCACAACCTCTGCACCCTcaactgctgctgcatcaatgaccacaacctctgcaccctcaactgctgctgcatcaatgaccacaacctctgcaccctcaactgctgctgcatcaatgaccacaacct CACAACCTCCTCGCCCTcaactgctgctgcatcaaTGTCCACAACCTCTGCACCCTCAACTGTTGCC TGACCACAACCTCTGCACCCTCGAATGTTGCCTCATCAATGTCCTCAACCTCTGCACCCTCAACTGCTGCCACATCAATGTCCACAACCTCTGCACCCTCAACTGCTGCTGA
- the LOC112152558 gene encoding mucin-22-like, giving the protein MKLIFSLCLIYALCSSAAALQCDACADQTCSTTVSKTCSSETMCITASIRATSSQGSGALIYKDCAAASLCPTTGAATFSAALTFSSAIASAQCCNTANCNSQTLTFPDPPSANGRTCPVCDPTTSQCSSTVTCSGDQTSCFQATMTNGSATYPVVGCVSPNTCAAAASLNNLPFMKSVGNIVTGPTCSAAAIITTVQPTISTTQETTTTATSTSTTSETTTAAVFTSISSTAITPTSTSSASSTTAASTAPTSETTTNGASTSETTTAPASTLTQIETTTAGVSTSTNSETTSTTSTSEGTTSAVSTSTAFESTSAAASISTTSGTTTAAASISTTSGTTTAAASISTTSGTTTAAAPTSESTTAAVLTSESTTAAAASTSETTTAAASTSESTTAAVSTSETTTAAASTSESTTAAAPTAESTTAAASTSETTTAAASTSESTTAALSTSETTTAAASISRTSESTTAAAASTSETTTAAAPTSESTTAAVSTSETTTAAVSTSETTTAAASISTTSTAAVSTSGTTTAAAPTSESTTAAVSTSETTTAAVSTSETTTAAASISTTSTAAASTSGTTTAAAPTSESTTAAVSTSETTTAAVSTSETTTAAASISTTSTAAVSTSGTTTAAAPTSESTTAAVSTSEATTAAASTSETTSAAASISTTSGTTTAAAPTSESTTAAVSTSETTTAAASTSESTTAAVSTSTNIETTTAAALTSESTTVALLTSAVSETPISGASTSTASESTTSATSESTTAAISTSTTSETTSAVMSTPTVSSASTAAASTYKTSTSSTAATATFTTSAPSTETSSTSINLTPLTAPSSSSTTSAPATAASSSSTTPAPATAASSSSTTPAPATAASSSSTTPAPATAASSSSTTPAPATAASSGSTTPAPATAASSGSTTPAQKADGAPTVPVATGGAATTVSPSVTNGASGSMTVSSSVTNGAAGAGTTQSTTVSTTSSSGVSVQMCLFNLLLGLLVFML; this is encoded by the exons ATGAAGCTGATCTTCTCTCTGTGTCTCATCTATGCGCTCTGCAGCTCAG ctgctgctcttcagTGTGACGCCTGTGCAGATCAGACATGTTCAACCACAGTCAGTAAGACGTGCAGCTCAGAGACCATGTGTATTACAGCTTCCATCAGAG CCACTTCATCTCAAGGTTCAGGAGCATTAATCTACAAGGACTGTGCTGCTGCTTCTCTTTGTCCAACCACTGGAGCTGCAACCTTTTCCGCCGCCTTGACTTTTTCCAGTGCGATTGCATCAGCTCAGTGCTGCAACACGGCCAACTGCAACTCCCAGACCCTGACAT ttCCGGACCCTCCGTCTGCTAACGGCCGGACGTGTCCCGTCTGTGACCCGACCAcctctcagtgcagctctaCAGTTACATGTTCAGGAGACCAGACCAGCTGCTTCCAAGCAACCA TGACAAACGGCTCAGCAACATATCCAGTTGTGGGCTGCGTGTCTCCAAACACATGTGCAGCTGCAGCGAGCCTGAATAACCTGCCTTTCATGAAGAGCGTTGGTAACATCGTCACTGGACCGACCTGCAGCGCCGCAGCCATCATCACAACTGTTCAACCAACCATCTCTACCACACAAGAAACAACAACTACTGCCACATCAACTTCTACAACCTCTGAAACAACAACCGCTGCCGTTTTCACCTCTATATCCTCAACTGCTATCACACCAACCTCCACAAGTTCCGCATCCTCAACGACTGCCGCGTCAACTGCCCCAACTTCTGAAACCACTACTAATGGTGCATCAACCTCTGAAACCACAACTGCACCTGCATCTACATTAACACAAATTGAGACTACAACTGCTGGCGTGTCAACCTCTACCAACTCTGAAACAACATCTACCACCTCAACCTCTGAAGGCACTACTTCTGCTGTATCAACCTCCACAGCCTTTGAAAGCacatctgctgctgcatcaaTATCCACAACCTCTGGAACCacaactgctgctgcatcaaTCTCCACAACCTCTGGAACCacaactgctgctgcatcaaTCTCCACAACCTCTGGAACCACAACTGCTGCTGCACCAACCTCTGAATCCACAACTGCTGCTGTATTAACCTCTGAATCcacaactgctgctgctgcatcaacCTCTGAGACCacaactgctgctgcatcaaCCTCTGAATCCACAACTGCTGCTGTATCAACCTCTGAAACCacaactgctgctgcatcaaCCTCTGAATCTACAACTGCTGCTGCACCAACCGCTGAATCCacaactgctgctgcatcaaCCTCTGAAACTacaactgctgctgcatcaaCCTCTGAATCTACAACTGCTGCTTTATCAACCTCTGAGACCacaactgctgctgcatcaaTCTCCAGAACCTCTGAATCcacaactgctgctgctgcatcaacCTCTGAAACCACAACTGCTGCTGCACCAACCTCTGAATCCACAACTGCTGCCGTATCAACCTCTGAGACCACAACTGCTGCTGTATCAACCTCTGAAACCacaactgctgctgcatcaaTCTCCACAACCTCAACTGCTGCCGTATCAACCTCTGGAACCACAACTGCTGCTGCACCAACCTCTGAATCCACAACTGCTGCCGTATCAACCTCTGAGACCACAACTGCTGCTGTATCAACCTCTGAAACCacaactgctgctgcatcaaTCTCCACAACCTCAACTGCTGCCGCATCAACCTCTGGAACCACAACTGCTGCTGCACCAACCTCTGAATCCACAACTGCTGCCGTATCAACCTCTGAGACCACAACTGCTGCTGTATCAACCTCTGAAACCacaactgctgctgcatcaaTCTCCACAACCTCAACTGCTGCCGTATCAACCTCTGGAACCACAACTGCTGCTGCACCAACCTCTGAATCCACAACTGCTGCCGTATCAACCTCTGAAGCTacaactgctgctgcatcaaCCTCTGAAACCACGTCTGCTGCTGCATCAATCTCCACAACCTCTGGAACCACAACTGCTGCTGCACCAACCTCTGAATCCACAACTGCTGCCGTATCAACCTCTGAAACTacaactgctgctgcatcaaCCTCTGAATCTACAACTGCTGCCGTATCAACCTCAACCAACATTGAAACCACAACTGCTGCTGCACTAACCTCTGAATCCACAACTGTTGCTTTATTAACCTCTGCAGTCTCTGAAACCCCAATTTCTGGTGCATCAACCTCCACAGCCTCTGAATCTACAACCTCCGCAACCTCTGAATCTACAACTGCTGCTATATCAACCTCCACAACATCTGAAACCACGTCTGCGGTTATGTCCACCCCCACAGTCTCTTCAGCTTCAACAGCAGCTGCGTCAACCTACAAAACTTCCACATCTTCAACTGCTGCCACAGCCACATTTACAACCTCTGCGCCCTCAACTGAAACCTCATCCACCTCCATCAACCTTACACCCTTAACAGCTCCCTCATCCAGCTCCACCACCTCTGCACCAGCGACTGCTGCCTCATCCAGCTCCACCACCCCTGCACCAGCAACAGCTGCCTCGTCCAGCTCCACCACCCCTGCACCAGCGACGGCTGCCTCGTCCAGCTCCACCACCCCTGCACCAGCGACGGCTGCCTCATCCAGCTCCACCACCCCTGCACCAGCGACTGCTGCCTCATCCGGGTCCACCACCCCTGCACCAGCGACGGCTGCCTCATCCGGGTCCACCACCCCTGCACAAAAGGCAGATGGAGCACCAACTGTACCTGTAGCAACAGGTGGAGCAGCTACAACTGTTTCACCATCTGTAACCAATGGTGCATCTGGTTCCATGACTGTTTCTTCATCTGTTACTAACGGTGCAGCAGGAGCTGGAACAACCCAGTCAACCACAGTGTCAACAACCAGCAGTTCTGGAGTTTCTGTCCAAATGTGTCTTTTCAACCTCCTGCTTGGTCTTCTTGTCTTCATGTTGTAA
- the LOC118598907 gene encoding cell wall protein DAN4-like, with protein sequence MKLIFSLCLIYALCSSAAALQCDACADQTCSTTVSKTCSSETMCITASIRATSSQGSGALIYKDCAAASLCPTTGAATFSVALTFSSAIASAQCCNTTNCNSQTLTFPDPPSANGRTCPVCDPTTSQCSSTVTCSGDQTSCFQATMTNGSATYPVVGCVSPNTCAAAASLNNLPFMESVGNIVTGPTCSTATIMTTVQPTISTTQETTTAAATSIETTTVAAATSTTSAPTTGTTTAAASTSEISTVAASTSTSPTPAPTDASSSSTTPAPATAASTTSTTPAPATAASSTSTTPAPATAASSTSTTPAPATAASSTSTTPAQKADGAPTVPVATGGAATTVSPSVTNGASGSMTVSSSVTNGASGAGTTQSTTVSTTSSSGVSVQMCLFNLLLGLLVFML encoded by the exons ATGAAGCTGATCTTCTCTCTGTGTCTCATCTATGCGCTCTGCAGCTCAG ctgctgctcttcagTGTGACGCCTGTGCAGATCAGACATGTTCAACCACAGTCAGTAAGACGTGCAGCTCAGAGACCATGTGTATTACAGCTTCCATCAGAG CCACTTCATCTCAAGGTTCAGGAGCATTAATCTACAAGGACTGTGCTGCTGCTTCTCTTTGTCCAACCACTGGAGCTGCAACCTTTTCCGTCGCCTTGACTTTTTCCAGTGCGATTGCATCAGCTCAGTGCTGCAACACGACCAACTGCAACTCCCAGACCCTGACAT ttCCGGACCCTCCGTCTGCTAACGGCCGGACGTGTCCCGTCTGTGACCCGACCAcctctcagtgcagctctaCAGTTACATGTTCAGGAGACCAGACCAGCTGCTTCCAAGCAACCA TGACAAACGGCTCAGCAACATATCCAGTTGTGGGCTGCGTGTCTCCAAACACATGTGCAGCTGCAGCGAGCCTGAATAACCTGCCTTTCATGGAGAGCGTTGGTAACATCGTCACTGGACCGACCTGCAGCACCGCAACCATCATGACAACTGTTCAACCAACCATCTCTACCACACAAGAAACAACAACTGCTGCTGCAACAAGCATTGAAACCACAACTGTAGCTGCAGCAACGTCCACAACCTCTGCACCAACCACTGGGACCACAACTGCTGCCGCATCAACCTCTGAAATCTCAACTGTTGCTGCATCAACATCCACCAGCCCTACACCAGCTCCCACAGATGCCTCATCCAGCTCCACCACCCCTGCACCAGCAACAGCTGCCTCAACCACCTCCACCACCCCTGCACCAGCAACTGCTGCCTCATCCACCTCCACCACCCCTGCACCAGCAACAGCTGCCTCATCCACCTCCACCACCCCTGCACCAGCAACGGCTGCCTCGTCCACATCCACCACCCCTGCACAAAAGGCAGATGGTGCGCCAACTGTACCTGTAGCAACAGGTGGAGCAGCTACAACTGTTTCACCATCTGTAACCAATGGTGCATCTGGTTCCATGACTGTTTCTTCATCTGTTACTAACGGTGCATCTGGAGCTGGAACAACCCAGTCAACCACAGTGTCAACAACCAGCAGTTCTGGAGTTTCTGTCCAAATGTGTCTTTTCAACCTCCTGCTTGGTCTTCTTGTCTTCATGTTGTAA
- the LOC112152103 gene encoding mucin-5AC-like — MKLIFSLCLIYALCSSAAALQCDACADQTCSTTVSKTCSSETMCITASIRATSSQGSGALIYKDCAAASLCPTTGAATFSAALTFSSAIASAQCCNTANCNSQTLTFPDPPSANGRTCPVCDPTTSQCSSTVTCSGDQTSCFQATMTNGSATYPVVGCVSPNTCAAAASLNNLPFMESVGNIVTGPTCSAATIVTTVQPTISTTQEATTVAATLTSTTSAPSTAAESKTTTSAPSTAAESMTTTSAPSTAVDSMSTTSVPSTAAQSMTTTSAPSIAVESMTTTSAPSTAAASMTTTSAPSTAAESMSTTSAPSTAAESMSTTSAPSTAAESMSTTSAPSTAVESMSTTSALSTVAESISTTSAPSTAAASMSTTSAPSTAAESMSTTSAPSTAVESMSTTSALSTVAESISTTSAPSTVAESMSTSSAPSTVAESMSTTSALSTVAESISTTSAPSTVAESMSTTSAPSTAAESMTTTSLPSTAAFSMSTTSAPSTAAESRTTTSAPSTAAASTSTTSVPSTGASMSTTSAPSTAFESMTATSALLTAAESMSTTSSPSTAAASMSTTPAPSTAVELMSATSAPSTAASSMTTTSSPSTAASSMTTTSAPSTAAASMSTASATSTAAASMSTTSAPSTASSSMSTTSSPSTAAESMSTTSAPSTVAESITTTSAPSTAAESLTTTSAPSTAVESMSTTSAPSTAAESMTTTSAPSTAAASMSTTSAPSTAAESMSTASAPSTASASMTTTSAPSTASASITTTSAPSTAAASMSTTSAPLTAAQSMTTTSAPSTAAASMTTTSAPASGASSSSTTPAPAMAASSTSTTPAQKADGAPTVPAATGGAATTVSPSVTNGASGSMTVSSSVTNGASGAGTTQSTTVSTTSSSGVSVQMCLFNLLLGLLVFML, encoded by the exons ATGAAGCTGATCTTCTCTCTGTGTCTCATCTATGCGCTCTGCAGCTCAG ctgctgctcttcagTGTGACGCCTGTGCAGATCAGACATGTTCAACCACAGTCAGTAAGACGTGCAGCTCAGAGACCATGTGTATTACAGCTTCCATCAGAG CCACTTCATCTCAAGGTTCAGGAGCATTAATCTACAAGGACTGTGCTGCTGCTTCTCTTTGTCCAACCACTGGAGCTGCAACCTTTTCCGCCGCCTTGACTTTTTCCAGTGCGATTGCATCAGCTCAGTGCTGCAACACGGCCAACTGCAACTCCCAGACCCTGACAT ttCCGGACCCTCCGTCTGCTAACGGTCGGACGTGTCCCGTCTGTGACCCGACCAcctctcagtgcagctctaCAGTTACATGTTCAGGAGACCAGACCAGCTGCTTCCAAGCAACCA TGACAAACGGCTCAGCAACATATCCAGTTGTGGGCTGCGTGTCTCCAAACACATGTGCAGCTGCAGCGAGCCTGAATAACCTGCCTTTCATGGAGAGCGTTGGTAACATCGTCACTGGACCGACCTGCAGCGCCGCAACCATCGTGACAACTGTTCAACCAACAATATCTACCACACAAGAAGCCACAACTGTAGCTGCAACATTGACCTCCACAACCTCTGCACCCTCAACTGCTGCCGAATCAAAGACCACAACCTCTGCACCCTCAACTGCTGCTGAATCAATGACCACAACCTCTGCACCCTCAACTGCTGTCGACTCGATGTCCACGACATCTGTACCTTCAACTGCTGCTCAATCAATGACTACAACCTCTGCACCCTCAATTGCTGTTGAATCAATGACCACAACCTCTGCACCCTCAACTGCTGCCGCATCAATGACCACAACCTCTGCACCCTCAACTGCTGCCGAATCAATGTCCACAACCTCTGCACCCTCAACTGCTGCCGAATCAATGTCCACAACCTCTGCACCCTCAACTGCTGCCGAATCAATGAGCACAACCTCTGCACCCTCAACTGCTGTCGAATCAATGTCCACAACCTCTGCACTCTCAACTGTTGCCGAATCAATATCCACAACCTCTGCACCCTcaactgctgctgcatcaaTGTCCACAACCTCTGCACCCTCAACTGCTGCCGAATCAATGAGCACAACCTCTGCACCCTCAACTGCTGTCGAATCAATGTCCACAACCTCTGCACTCTCAACTGTTGCCGAATCAATATCCACAACCTCTGCACCCTCAACTGTTGCTGAATCAATGTCCACAAGCTCTGCACCCTCAACTGTTGCCGAATCAATGTCCACAACCTCTGCACTCTCAACTGTTGCCGAATCAATATCCACAACCTCTGCACCCTCAACTGTTGCTGAATCAATGTCCACAACCTCTGCACCCTCAACTGCTGCAGAATCAATGACCACAACCTCTTTACCATCAACTGCTGCCTTCTCAATGTCCACAACCTCTGCACCCTCAACTGCTGCTGAATCAAGGACCACAACCTCTGCACCCTCAACTGCTGCTGCATCCACTTCCACAACTTCTGTACCCTCAACTGGTGCATCGATGTCCACAACCTCTGCACCCTCAACTGCATTTGAATCAATGACCGCAACATCTGCACTTTTAACTGCTGCTGAATCAATGAGCACAACCTCCTCGCCCTcaactgctgctgcatcaaTGTCCACAACCCCTGCACCCTCAACTGCTGTCGAATTAATGTCCGCAACCTCTGCACCCTCAACTGCTGCCTCATCAATGACCACAACCTCTTCACCCTCAACTGCTGCCTCATCAATGACCACAACCTCTGCACCCTCAACTGCTGCCGCATCAATGTCCACAGCCTCTGCAACCTCAACTGCTGCCGCATCAATGTCCACAACCTCTGCACCCTCAACTGCATCATCATCAATGTCCACAACGTCTTCACCCTCAACTGCTGCTGAATCAATGAGCACAACCTCTGCACCCTCAACTGTTGCCGAATCCATAACCACAACCTCTGCACCCTCAACTGCTGCTGAATCATTGACCACAACCTCTGCACCCTCAACTGCTGTCGAATCAATGTCCACAACCTCTGCACCCTCAACTGCTGCTGAATCAATGACCACAACATCTGCACCCTCAACTGCTGCCGCATCAATGTCCACAACCTCTGCACCCTCAACTGCTGCTGAATCAATGTCCACAGCCTCTGCCCCCTCAACTGCTTCTGCATCAATGACCACAACCTCTGCACCTTCAACTGCTTCTGCATCGATCACCACAACCTCTGCACCTTcaactgctgctgcatcaaTGTCCACAACTTCTGCACCCTTAACTGCTGCTCAATCAATGACCACAACCTCTGCACCCTcaactgctgctgcatcaaTGACCACAACTTCTGCACCCGCATCTGGTGCTTCATCCAGCTCCACCACCCCTGCACCAGCAATGGCTGCCTCATCCACCTCCACCACCCCTGCACAAAAGGCAGATGGAGCACCAACTGTACCTGCAGCAACAGGTGGAGCAGCTACAACTGTTTCACCATCTGTAACCAATGGTGCATCTGGTTCCATGACTGTTTCTTCATCTGTTACTAACGGTGCATCAGGAGCTGGAACAACCCAGTCAACCACAGTGTCAACAACCAGCAGTTCTGGAGTTTCTGTCCAAATGTGTCTTTTCAACCTCCTGCTTGGTCTTCTTGTCTTCATGTTGTAA